The Chionomys nivalis chromosome 20, mChiNiv1.1, whole genome shotgun sequence genome includes a region encoding these proteins:
- the LOC130863163 gene encoding putative olfactory receptor 2B8: protein MRRLNSTPHHTSGFVLVGFSEWPRLEMALLVVVSIFYILTLFGNSAIIILSRLDPKLHTPMYFFLANLSCLDLCYTTSTVPQMLINVQSHKRSISYEGCIAQLFILLGLLSIRACDRYVAICQPRRHTVVVHSQLLAAVAWVTGFSNSLVQTVLTSLLPRCGKYQIENFFCEVPAMLQLSCVDTWVNEIEMYAAVVVIKVIPLGLILFSYVNIVRAVIRILSSEGRKKAFHTCGSHLLVVVMCYGSAISGYAYMAPNSSSAKLKGKLLALFYGLMTPMLNPLIYALRNKDVKAAVKKILGREQEQG from the coding sequence ATGAGAAGGCTCAATAGCACCCCTCATCACACCAGCGGCTTTGTTCTGGTAGGCTTTTCTGAATGGCCCCGACTGGAGATGGCTCTCCTTGTCGTCGTCTCCATCTTCTATATATTGACCCTCTTTGGTAATTCAGCTATTATCATTTTGTCTCGCCTTGATCCTAAACTCCATAcccccatgtatttcttcctggCCAACCTTTCCTGTTTAGATCTCTGCTATACTACTTCTACTGTCCCCCAGATGCTGATAAATGTACAGAGCCATAAGAGAAGCATCAGCTATGAGGGATGCATAGCACAGCTGTTCATCTTGCTCGGCCTTCTCTCCATCAGGGCTTGtgatcgctatgtggccatctgccagCCTCGGCGTCACACAGTTGTCGTGCACTCTCAGCTGTTGGCAGCAGTAGCCTGGGTAACTGGTTTCAGCAACTCCTTGGTGCAgacagtcctgacttctttgttgcCTCGTTGTGGGAAATACCAGATAGAGAATTTCTTCTGTGAGGTACCTGCCATGCTTCAGTTATCATGCGTTGACACCTGGGTCAATGAGATAGAGATGTATGCTGCTGTGGTTGTCATAAAAGTTATCCCACTTGGGTTAATTCTTTTCTCTTATGTCAATATTGTCAGAGCAGTCATAAGGATACTGTCTTCTGAAGGTCGGAAGAAGGCTTTTCACACTTGTGGGTCCCATCTTTTGGTGGTCGTAATGTGCTATGGCTCTGCCATCAGTGGATATGCATACATGGCACCTAACAGCAGCTCAGCAAAACTGAAGGGCAAGCTTTTGGCACTCTTCTATGGACTCATGACCCCAATGCTTAACCCTCTTATCTATGCCTTGAGGAACAAGGATGTCAAGGCAGCAGTGAAGAAGATACTTggaagagaacaagagcaaggataG